In Silurus meridionalis isolate SWU-2019-XX chromosome 23, ASM1480568v1, whole genome shotgun sequence, the genomic window CATCAAGACTGACGAGggtgatggagcagatcattcaccATGACCAGACGTACTGTGTGCCTGGCAGGTCGATTTTTGACAATGTTTACTTAATTCGTGACATTTTGGACGTCTCCAGGCTATTGGGTTTAAAGACTGGTCTGATTCCCTTAGACCCAGAAAAGGCTTTTGACCTGGTTGAGCATAAATAATTGTCGAAGGTGCTGGAAAACTTTGGGTTCAACCCCGGTTTCATAGCCATAATCAAGGTACTGTACAGTGGaattgagagtgtactgaaggttaatggtggtttatgtgctccttttagagtgtacagagaGATCAGGCAGGGCTGTTCACTGTCAGGAATGTTGTACACTCTTGCAATTGAACCccttttaatcaatttaatgagttctctttctggttttaatatttcatacaCTAATGCTTCACTCTACTTGTCAGCATATGCAGATGAATTGGCAATAATGGCGGGATCCCAGTCTGATGTAGATGTTTTAACTGATGTTTTAGGAAGCTTTCAAATTTTATCATCAGCAAAAGTGAGCTGGGGAAAGAGTAAAGCAATTTTAGAGTGGGGAGTGGGAAGGTGGGCATCTGACACTCCCAGGAGGTTTGCTGTGCGAAAAAAGGAGGTTTTAAGTACTTGGGTGTCTACCTGGGGAGTGATTAGTTTTTAAATGCACTGGCACTGTAGAGCACATCCAGGGGCAGACTGAGCAGGTGGAAGCGGCTggttccaaagatgtcctacaggggGGAATGCTGGTGATAAACAACCTGGCAGCATCGTCTCTGTGGCACAAGCTGGCGTGCATGGATCCACCGCCAAACCTGCTAGCGAACATCGAGGCCCTGCTCGTTAACTTCTTCTGGGATGGTCTGCACTGGATTCCGCAGAGTGTCCTTTATCTGCCCAAGGAGGTAGGGGGCAAGGGCTGGTCCATCTCGCCAGCAGAATTGCAGCCTTTCGCGTCCAGTTTATCCAGAGACTCTTAACCGGGCCCAGGAATCTGGTATGGAGGACAGCAGCCAGTGAACTTTTGCACATAGCAGGAGGGCTGGCGCTGGACAGCACACTGAATGTTACTGGATTACCAGTCTTTTACCACTGACTTTAAAAAATATGgactttttttaagaaaaggatAACGGGCTGCGGAACACTACACTGGCTGCTGGAGGAGCCCCTGGTCAACGGCAGTCGGCTGGACATCTCCGGTGCGACCACCCCCACACTGTCCAGATCCTTGGTCTCCTCAAGGATCATCACATTTCTCCAGAGGATGAACCATTTCCCCAGCTGGACATCACTCCGGACCTCTACGGATGTGGTGGCCCCCTCCTGGAGTGCAGGGGTGAAGGGGAGATGAACTTTGGGACAGTAacggggaagctgctctacagggcctatgttaaagttttaaacaagaacaaactgagtgggagggtggacacccagtggagaaatgtttttggttttaacaATGATATTAAACCAGAGCGGAGACTGTCCgttctgttcacagagagagactgtttttctctcttttatacaCTGCTTCAGATTACAGTCACtttttgagtttttaaaagGTATTTTAAGTTCCTTGATTGTGACTTTTActttacagtgttttattctgggTTTTACGTACAtcaggagaaacaggtttatgtgTCAGTTAATTAATTTTTGGTCAAGCAAAAATGGcaatatacagtgccttgcgaaagtattcggcccccttgaactttgggaccgtttgccacatttcaggctttaaacataaagataaaaaactgtaattttttttgtgaagaatcaacaagaAGTGGGACACAAacatgaagtggaacgaaatttattggatatttcaaacttttttaacaaataaaaaactgaaaaattgggcgtgcaaaattattcagcccctttactttcaatgcagcaaactctctccagaagttcagtgaggatctctgaatgatccaatgttgacctaaatgactaatgaGGATAAATTaaatccacctgtgtgtaatcaagtctcCGTATAAATGCATCCGCACTGTGATAGTCTCAGAGGTCCGTTTAAAGCgcagagagcatcatgaagaacaaggaacacaccaggcaggtccgagatactgttgtggagaagttCAAAGCCAGATTTGGATACAAAAAGATTTTccaagctttaaacatcccaaggagcactgtgcaagtgataatattgaaatggaaggagtatcagaccattgcaaatctaccaagacctggccgtctctctaaactttcagctcatacaaggagaagactgatcagagatgcagccaagaggcccatgatcgctctggatgaactgcagagatctacagctgaggtgggagactcggtccataggacaacaatcagtcgtacactgcacaaatctggcctttatggaaaagtggcaagaagaaagccatttcttaaagatattcataaaaagtgttgtttaaagtttgccacaagccacctgggagacacactgttagaaaggattcctatttagTTGTAATTCCATGCAGatatacagtttaccaagcaatgacaagctatctgtgacatcacagtacacCACCAAGAGTATAAAAGACCAAAACTCGGAGCTGCtgcatgcattctgcatcacgcaacctactgAACAGCAGCCAGCAGAAgatagcaagaatcacctcatatacaattaattctatacccagtaaagtagagtgttctgaatcctgtatcgtgtttttactgacgccctggggcgagtacaatccactGATCAGTGTATACCAGATAGtgagaatccttatatggtccttcgagctagagaGAAAACTTCTCAATAttggtccttcgagccggataGGAAAAACTTCTTAACAATTGGTCCTTCGAGCCAGATAAGTGTGCTTACCACAGAAGAAGGATGTCAGAACAACCCTCCAGCGAGTTTTCGCGCCCACGACGCAGAACTCAGCCCCCATCCCACCTTAAAGACTATGAGGTGCAATACTCTACACAGCATTTACGTGAACAAGAGGAGGAAACGCAGCAAAACACAACGAGAGATGAATCTCCTGTTTTAACCCCAGATGATAGTGATTCTCCTCCCTCTAGTTCATATGCTAATGACATTGACACAATTACGGGAGCTACTAGCGCTCACCATTCAGATGTTAACACACAGCCTTTTGAaagtgatgaagaggagaagCCTTTGTTACAACCAGACGAGGCTGCACCCTCATCCGTCAGGCATAATCCAAAGTTTCAAGACCTGGAGAAGATAGTTAGGCAACTGTATGAAAATCAAGTGGCCTTTCAGGGGGAACTCCGAGAACTTAAGGTCCTTGTCAAGGACATACGAAATCTATCCATGAATCCGCAGTCGGCTCAGCTGGTTCCCCGACCACAGCCATGGAGACTCCAGTCCCTTTGCCCAGAACTATCTTTAAATCACCCGAGGCAGCGGTGCCAGAGCCTTATATTCCACAACCTAGTCCCCGCATATCCCAAGTGCCCCCTAGTAAGAGACCCTTAAAGTCAGAAGTAATAACATATGCCCATCTACCTAATTCACAATATCCTCCCTTGATGGAGCGGCTTCAGAGCGCCACATCTCTGGACATGTCTTATAGGGGCCCACATCCAACAATTCCAGATTTCACCAGTCCAGACCCCAGAGAATTCACTCATATAAAGTTAGCCCTTGATAATATCCTCCCTCCAGATGCAAATGAACTCTTTAAGTATCAGATTCTCTTAGGACACCTCAAATTTAAAGAGGCTCGCCTAATAGCAGACTCATTCCTAAATTCCCCTCAGccaaacacagacactatgacTATGCTTAATAGCCAATACGGACTACCTTTCCAGTTAGCCCTAGCTAAGATAGCAGAAGTCATGGATGCCCCTAATGTACAGACAGGAGATACGACTAGTTTCAAACTGTTTGCCCTCGAAATTCAGGCCCTTgtgggtctcctgaactcattagGTCCAAAGGGAGAAAGCGAACTAAGTTGCGCCTCACATGCAGCCCGCTTACTCACTAAGTTACCCCCGAATTTGCGTGCCACATTCAAACGACACCTGCCCCATCAAGATTCCTAAACTCTACCGGATCTGGCAGAGTGGCTCAGGATTGAATCCCGGTGTCAAGACTCTGCGCAATCGAATCAGGGAAAAGATCAGATAAGTAGAATGTCGCGGTAAAAACCAGGCCCAGTGGTGAAGCATAAACATGCTTCTGTCCTGCATGGAGCTGACCGACCCCCAGAAACGACCACTCGAGTGCCGACGCCCTCGCATCAGTCCAAGCAAGCACGGGGATCTGAACAGAGCAGACCTCTGTGCCCATATTGAAACAGTACCGAACATTATTTAAGCCAGTGTACCACTGTTACGTTCCCACCTTGGCTAGGCCTAGGGGAGTGTGGAACAATAACCAGTTAGATGTTACGGGCCGTTTGAACAAAAAGCAGGACCAgagtttagagtagtcagtgtttAATGGTCACGTGCAGTAAGGTAAGAATCAAATCCCAAGCGTGCTTTACAGAGTCAAGAAGACTAGACTCACACTGGCAAAAGAACATGgacagtgccaaagaaatgaACTCAACAAAAGGGTCTACTCTAGGCTGTATTTTTGGAAGCTTAACCTAACTATTAGACAGGAACAGACTAGCTGACTACTCTAGGCTAAGCTACAAAAAGAATACAGTGGGTGGCACCTGCCCTCTAACTAGAGTGTCTAAACAATAGAAAAACCTACGTGGTGGAATGTAGGTGCGCGCACATTCTTacctgttcccaaaccaggtgAGCTAGGATAACCAAAACAACTAGCAAACAACTAGCAAACAACTAGCAAACAACTAGCAAACAACAggctctctccttctttcctccCCCACTCGGGGACTTCCGGAGCTGCTTTTAAATGGAgggctccgcctcctctggtcaGCTCTGGCTCATCATTGgtcctttttctcctccattCCAATTACCCGGTAGCTCCACCTATAGCCGGTAAAGTGCTGAAGAAAAAGGGGGGAGGGCGAgagcagtagaaaaaaaaatagcagacaCGTAACACGCCCACCCTAAAGAGCAAACTTGTTTGCGAAAATAACaaacagtatacaatacaatgttTAAACTTGTGACAGAGCATCAGCAACAACATTTTCCGAACCCTTTTGTGTTTAATCTCAATGTTGTAGTTCTGGGCTAACAATGACCATCTCATGAGCCTTTGATTCTGATTGTACATACGGGACAAAAAGACTAGAGGGCTGTGATTGGTATATACAATAATTGGTAGAGGTGCAGAACCAACATATACCTCAAAAAACTGTAAAGCGAGTAACAATGCTAGAGCTTCTTGTTCTATTGTAGAGTATTTTGCCTGATGTTTGTTAAATTTACGTGAAAAGTAACATACAGGATGCTCAATTCCACAGGCATTCCACAGTCAATTCCACAGGCATCCTCCTGTAACAGCACAGCTCCGGCCCCTATGACACTTGCATCCACTTCAAGCTTAAAAGGTTTAGAAAAATCTGGAGCTGCAAGTACATGTGAATCACATAACATAGCCTTTACACTGTCAAAAGCATGTTGGCAATCTGTAGTCCAAACAAAGGGTTTGGAGGCACTAAGCAAGGATGTAAGGGATGCAACAACAgtagaaacatttttacaaaaactaCGATAGTATCCTGCCATACCAAGAAATCTCCATAACTCTTGACGCGTTGAAGGCGCAGGAAAATTTAATATGGCAGTCACTTTAGCATCTACTGGATGGACCTGTCCATGGCCTACTTGCTTGCCAAGGTATGTAACAGTTGCTTGGGCAAACTCACATTTGGCCAAGTTTAATGTTAATGATGCTTGTTCCAGTCTTTTGAAAACCATTTCCAGAACATCTAAGTGTGTGGCCCAGTCCCTGGTATATATAACAAGGTCATCTAGATAAGCTGAGCAGTGAGGAACACAATATTAAAAAGACGCTGGAACGTAGCTGGAGCATTTGAAGTCCAAAGGGCATAACTGTATACTGCAGAAAACTGTCAGGGGTGACAAAAGCAGAAATTTCTGAGGCACGGGGAGTCAGTGGTACTTGCCAATAACCCTTAAGCAAGTCCAATTTTGACACAAAATGAGCTGAACCTACATTGTCAATACAGTCATCTATCCTTGGCAAGGGATAAGAATCGGGACTGTAACAGCACGTCTATAATCGGTACACAGCCAGTATAAATGATCAGGTTTGAATTAATAAGCAAGGTGAACTCCAAGGGCTACAACTCTGTTTGGCCAACTTATGTTCCAATAAGTACTTAACTTCCCCTTTCATAACTTCTCTTAGTTGCATTGATTCGATAGGCATGTTGTTTAATGGGTGCAGTGGTGGTAACTTGTATATCATGTTGTAAGACTGTTGTTTGAGAAGGAACATCTTGAAAAATTCTTGGAAACAAACTAATGAGGTTTTCAATATTGGCTTTTTGGGGGTCAGGCAAATGACCTAGGAAGGAAGAGAGGGTGGATAAAATACCGGAATTTAAAAGTCGACAAATGGTTTGTGGTGCATGTACAACCAACCCATCTGAATCTGAATCAGCAGTAGGCTCCTCACTACTATGTGTTACATTTACCAAGCCAGCGGAAACTGCCTTATCACCACACAAGTCCTCAGAACTAGAGACACCTTCACGGGCGTGATACTCTTTCAGCATGTTAATATGACAAACCCGTGTCTTGCATTTTCGGTCAGGGGTGCAGAGAACATAGTCAGTGTCACTGAGTTTTTCCTTAACCGAGTATGGACCAGAAAACTTGGCAGACAAGGATGAACCAGGAATAGGAAGTAAAACCATTACTTTGTCACCAGGTTGAAACTTCCGGAGACTGCCTTCTTGTCATACCACTGCTTCATACGACCTTGCGACAACCCTAGGGTTTCACGGGCTAGGGTACAAGCTTTGTGCAGACGCTCACGAAATTTGCTTACATAGTCTAAAATATTGTGTTTTCTACCACTATCTACTAGAAACTTCTCCTTAAGGGTTTTCAGAGGACCTCTAACTGAATGACCAAAAACAAGGTCTGCAGGACTAAATCCAAGAGATTCTTGAACAGCTTCTCTTACTGCAAACAGCAGAAGAGGCACTCCTTCATCCCAGTCTTTCTCAGTGTCTAAACAGTATTTCCTTAACATAGATTTCAAGGTCTGGTGAAACCTTTCTAATGCACCTTGGGACTCAGGGTGATAAGGACTGGACACGTGATGAGTTATGTTTAGTGTTTTCATAACCTGTGAAAACAGCTTGGACAAGAAGTTAGTTCCTTGATCCGTTTGAACTACCTTGGGCAGCCCAAAAGTGGTGAAAAATTTTACAAGGGTTTTGACCACCACTGAAGAGGTAATTCTACGTAAGGGAATCGCTTCTGGAAACCGAGTAGCAGCACACAATATTGTTAACAAATACTGATTCTCAGACTTAGTTCTAGGCAGAGGACCAACGCAGTCAACAAGAACATGGTCAAATGGCTCCCCAAGTACTGGTATAGGGTAAAGAGGAGCTGGTGGAATAACCTGATTTGGCTTCCCAGTACACTGACAAATATGACAAGACCGACAAAACTGCACAACAGCTTTCCTGAGTGCAGGCCAAAAGAAATGTTTGAGAACGCAAATACGTTTTGTAATGCCTAAGTGTCCTGACCAAGGATGATCATGGGCTACCTGAAGTACACCTTGCCTATAAACTGAAGGTACCACAATCTGAAAGACACTGTCAAAAGGCGAATCAACACGAGACCATTTCCACATTTAGAGATTGTTCTCTACAAAATATGCTACTTGTCGTTTTGCCAACTCTTCCTGACTACACACAGTTGAAAAATACTTCTCTAGGCTAGGATCAGCCTTTTGAGCCTCAAGAAGTTGTAAATCGACTGATAGGTAACTCACCAAGCTGAACATCTGTGCTCTGAATTTTCATTGAAGTCACTGGGTCTAAAGAACAAGTCATGGAGGAGTCAACACAGCAGACTCTGCATCATCTTTAGCGAGAAACGAGTCTGATAAGTCAACCACATCTTCTAACAAACGAGCTTTAGCACGAGTCACAGCACATACAGGGAACACTGTGGGGTGTTCATGTGACAGTTCATCTGGTAAGAGATCGTCAGCAGGACTCTCCAGAACTTCTAGGACCGGAAGGACTTTACCTCCAGCTATGTCATTCCCTAAAATGAAAGTAACACCTTCCACAGGTAAAGACTGACATACTGCCACTTTATAGATCCCTGTAGCTAGACTTGAGCTCAAGTGCACATAGTGAAGAGGAACTTTAATGTACTGCATAGTAATCCCCTTACAAAAGGCATGTGTTCCACAGAAGGACTTGTCTGAAAAAGATAACACATCAGCTAATATAAAGGACTGAGTTGCGCCAGTATCCCGAAGAATTTTAACAGGTACTGGGGGTTGATCTTTCCCAACTAAAGAACATCTACCATCTGTTACAAATGGCTGATAACATAAATTAACAGATTCTTTAACATTCGGTCCGACAAAATCTGAAGCAGGACTAACGGTTTTTGCTAGTGCAATTCATTTGGGTAGGACTAGGAGTTTGTTTCGGCCTGTCTTGCCTTGCTTTAAACTTGCAGTCTGCAATTACATGGCCGGGCTTATGACAGTAAAAGCATCTAGTAGAGCTAGGAGGAGAATTCGACTGACTAGACCGAGTCGTCT contains:
- the LOC124376826 gene encoding uncharacterized protein LOC124376826, which translates into the protein MSEQPSSEFSRPRRRTQPPSHLKDYEVQYSTQHLREQEEETQQNTTRDESPVLTPDDSDSPPSSSYANDIDTITGATSAHHSDVNTQPFESDEEEKPLLQPDEAAPSSVRHNPKFQDLEKIVRQLYENQVAFQGELRELKVLVKDIRNLSMNPQSAQLVPRPQPWRLQSLCPELSLNHPRQRCQSLIFHNLVPAYPKCPLAFHSQFHRHPPVTAQLRPL